A single region of the Methanococcoides sp. AM1 genome encodes:
- the pstA gene encoding phosphate ABC transporter permease PstA: MFFGAKTSEKLAFATLKLSMALVLAFVSIIVVYITVNGYSVLSLDFITQMPMKRMTEGGIYPAIVGSLMLIGLSMAFAVPLGILSAVYLNEYSTPGRTSWAIEMAINNLAGTPSVVFGLFGLALFVKYFGFGASLLSASLTLALLILPVIIRASKEALMTVPQEYREASLALGITKWQTTRKVILPAAIPGMMTGIILSIGRVAGETAPILLTGAAYFLPRIPDSIFSQFMALPYHLFVLATSGTSISQTRPIQYGTALILLLIVVFMNSIAVIIRRHYRNKLNK, from the coding sequence ATGTTCTTTGGAGCAAAGACATCCGAAAAGCTGGCATTTGCTACGCTGAAGCTCTCCATGGCACTTGTGCTCGCTTTCGTATCCATCATCGTGGTCTACATCACTGTGAACGGCTACAGCGTGCTCAGCCTTGATTTCATAACCCAGATGCCAATGAAAAGAATGACAGAAGGTGGCATTTATCCGGCGATCGTGGGAAGTCTCATGCTTATCGGACTTTCAATGGCCTTTGCGGTCCCGCTTGGAATACTCTCAGCAGTTTACCTGAATGAATATTCAACTCCGGGACGTACTTCCTGGGCCATTGAGATGGCGATCAACAATCTTGCAGGTACACCATCGGTAGTGTTCGGTCTTTTCGGACTGGCATTGTTCGTCAAATATTTCGGATTCGGAGCATCCCTCCTGTCAGCATCCCTGACACTTGCTTTGCTTATCCTGCCTGTTATAATCCGTGCAAGCAAAGAAGCACTGATGACAGTGCCACAGGAATACAGGGAAGCTTCCCTTGCATTAGGTATCACCAAATGGCAGACCACAAGAAAGGTCATCCTCCCTGCAGCAATTCCCGGCATGATGACCGGTATCATCCTGAGTATCGGCAGGGTTGCAGGTGAAACAGCACCTATATTGCTTACAGGAGCAGCATACTTCCTGCCCAGAATACCTGATTCGATCTTTTCCCAGTTCATGGCATTGCCATACCACCTTTTCGTGCTGGCGACCTCAGGTACAAGTATCTCACAGACACGACCGATCCAATACGGAACAGCACTGATACTGCTCTTGATAGTTGTTTTCATGAACAGCATTGCAGTAATAATAAGAAGACATTACCGGAACAAATTGAACAAGTAA
- a CDS encoding DUF4386 domain-containing protein, whose product MIIAGILFLSHGTLLLEIRDGIYVVHAYIFAVAALFFYYLLYQSKLIPRWLSVWGFIAAILLILVNLLEITGLIPTSMLFYFPIISNEIVLAIWLIVKGFDPSAIKSAKEVINFSIS is encoded by the coding sequence ATGATCATTGCCGGGATTTTATTTTTGTCCCATGGCACTTTATTGCTAGAGATACGTGATGGAATTTATGTAGTGCATGCATATATTTTTGCTGTAGCTGCTTTGTTTTTTTATTATCTGTTGTATCAATCAAAACTTATTCCCAGATGGCTATCAGTATGGGGTTTCATTGCAGCAATATTGTTAATTCTGGTAAACTTATTAGAAATAACTGGCCTCATTCCGACTTCGATGTTATTTTATTTTCCAATAATATCAAACGAAATAGTTCTGGCGATCTGGCTTATTGTTAAAGGATTTGATCCCTCTGCGATCAAGTCTGCCAAAGAGGTAATTAATTTCAGTATTAGCTGA
- the pstB gene encoding phosphate ABC transporter ATP-binding protein PstB codes for MSKNEINTNINIKDLNLWYGEKHALKDISLDIPEKSVTALIGPSGCGKSTFLRCLNRMNDLVKSCRIEGEVLVDDENIYEKDVDVVDLRKKVGMVFQKPNPFPMSIYDNIAYGPKIHGCSKSETNERVHKALDDAALMGEVQERLGEQAFALSGGQQQRLCIARTLAVKPEIILFDEPCSALDPISTSKIEDLILELKKDYTIVIVTHNMQQAARISDYTAFFLLGELIEFGKTKNIFENPQVKSTEDYITGRFG; via the coding sequence ATGTCTAAAAATGAAATTAATACGAATATCAATATTAAAGACCTTAATCTCTGGTACGGTGAAAAACATGCACTTAAAGACATTTCACTTGACATACCGGAGAAAAGCGTTACTGCACTGATAGGCCCTTCCGGCTGTGGGAAATCAACATTCCTCAGATGCCTTAACCGTATGAACGACCTGGTTAAATCATGCAGGATCGAGGGTGAGGTACTTGTTGATGATGAGAACATCTACGAAAAGGATGTTGATGTCGTTGACCTGAGGAAAAAGGTTGGAATGGTCTTCCAGAAGCCAAATCCTTTCCCCATGTCGATCTATGATAACATTGCCTATGGTCCGAAGATCCATGGTTGTTCAAAATCTGAAACCAATGAAAGGGTACACAAGGCACTCGATGATGCTGCCCTTATGGGAGAGGTTCAGGAAAGACTTGGAGAGCAGGCATTCGCACTCAGTGGCGGACAGCAGCAGAGGTTGTGCATTGCAAGAACACTTGCAGTCAAGCCGGAAATAATCCTGTTCGACGAACCATGCAGTGCTCTTGACCCTATATCCACTTCCAAGATCGAGGACCTTATCCTTGAACTTAAAAAGGACTATACTATTGTGATCGTTACACACAATATGCAACAGGCAGCCCGTATTTCCGACTACACAGCTTTCTTCCTTCTCGGGGAACTGATAGAGTTCGGAAAGACAAAGAATATATTTGAGAATCCACAGGTAAAGAGTACTGAGGATTATATTACAGGAAGGTTCGGGTGA
- the phoU gene encoding phosphate signaling complex protein PhoU, with amino-acid sequence MVRERYIERLDYLKSEIEEMGKVSGEMLASSIKALENLDVELAEKVIEMDTAVDNYEYDVEKATAHLLALQQPMAGDLRLITSSYKIAIDLERMSDFAVNIAELVKKIEGEHTIPLSEISTIASIAHNMLTNSIKAYANADAELAKATAAEDEKVDKLFYSTWEKMVNMMIDDAILIPNAVDLIFVLRYLERIADHACNICESVVYMVTNQRPNLN; translated from the coding sequence ATGGTGAGAGAAAGATACATTGAAAGGCTTGATTACTTAAAATCAGAGATAGAAGAAATGGGGAAGGTATCCGGAGAAATGCTGGCAAGTTCGATAAAGGCACTGGAAAACCTTGATGTTGAACTCGCCGAAAAGGTCATTGAGATGGATACAGCCGTCGATAATTACGAATATGACGTCGAAAAAGCTACGGCACACCTATTAGCTCTTCAGCAGCCAATGGCCGGTGATCTCCGTCTTATCACATCTTCTTACAAGATAGCAATAGACCTTGAGAGAATGAGCGATTTTGCGGTCAATATTGCAGAGCTCGTCAAGAAGATAGAAGGTGAACACACCATCCCATTGTCCGAAATAAGCACCATTGCATCCATAGCCCATAATATGCTCACCAATTCCATCAAAGCCTACGCGAATGCAGATGCAGAACTTGCAAAAGCAACCGCTGCAGAGGATGAAAAGGTGGACAAGCTGTTCTATTCCACATGGGAAAAGATGGTTAACATGATGATAGATGATGCAATCCTCATTCCAAATGCAGTGGACCTGATATTCGTCCTCAGGTATCTGGAACGTATTGCAGACCACGCATGTAATATCTGTGAAAGTGTCGTTTATATGGTCACTAACCAGAGACCAAACCTTAATTAA
- a CDS encoding dihydroorotase: MTDILIKNTKVFYNNFLQPGEVSIKNGKIERIAKDINGADPDLLIDAKGALTIPAGIDAHVHFREPGMIKKEDWHTGSCSAAAGGITTVLEHPNTIPPTVNKSSFKEKLKLAKRKSVIDFGINGGVTQNLESLPLLWELGVTSFGEIFMAESTGGLNINDKDFAQALDIIKELDAVACIHAEDECIRLENEKLLKKDFSPSSHSRIRSNLCEGFAVEKALELIADKGTRSHFCHISTLEALGQIRKEKYVAAAENREHTVTCEVAPHHLFLSTRDWDRLGTFGKMNPPLRDRRNVKALMNAINDGTVSAVASDHAPHTEFDKDLDIRNAPSGVPGVETLMPLMLMAVKKNILPIGRMIEVTSRNPARIFGLDTRHSKGVFAEGYDADLVIVDTRNATPVKADKLHSKAGWTPFEGMDAIFPMITIARGEVIWEDDVIAEKGRGKFLEGHGYPEEEK, encoded by the coding sequence ATGACTGATATCCTAATTAAAAACACAAAGGTCTTCTACAACAACTTTTTGCAGCCAGGAGAAGTATCGATCAAAAATGGAAAGATCGAACGTATTGCAAAGGATATCAACGGAGCTGACCCCGACCTCCTGATCGATGCTAAGGGAGCACTGACCATACCTGCCGGAATAGATGCACATGTGCATTTCAGGGAACCGGGTATGATCAAGAAAGAAGACTGGCACACTGGTTCATGCTCGGCAGCAGCAGGTGGAATTACTACTGTTCTAGAGCACCCGAATACCATACCTCCTACCGTTAACAAATCATCTTTCAAGGAAAAGCTTAAGCTGGCAAAGCGGAAATCAGTGATAGATTTTGGTATCAATGGTGGGGTTACCCAGAACCTTGAATCCCTTCCATTGCTCTGGGAGCTGGGAGTCACTTCATTTGGTGAGATCTTCATGGCAGAATCCACTGGCGGGCTGAACATAAACGATAAGGATTTTGCACAGGCTTTGGATATCATTAAGGAACTTGATGCCGTAGCCTGCATCCATGCAGAAGATGAGTGCATACGTTTGGAAAATGAAAAACTGCTTAAGAAAGACTTTTCCCCCTCATCACACTCGCGGATACGCTCAAATCTCTGTGAAGGGTTTGCTGTGGAGAAAGCGCTTGAACTTATTGCAGATAAAGGTACACGGTCCCACTTTTGCCACATCAGCACTCTTGAGGCGCTGGGGCAGATCCGCAAGGAAAAATACGTGGCTGCAGCAGAGAACCGTGAACATACCGTAACCTGTGAAGTCGCTCCACATCACCTGTTCTTATCTACGAGGGACTGGGACAGGCTGGGGACATTCGGAAAGATGAATCCGCCACTTCGTGACCGCAGGAATGTGAAAGCCCTCATGAATGCGATCAATGATGGTACTGTAAGTGCTGTTGCTTCAGATCATGCACCACACACAGAGTTTGATAAGGATCTTGATATAAGGAATGCACCATCTGGTGTTCCGGGAGTCGAGACACTTATGCCGCTTATGCTAATGGCTGTCAAGAAGAACATTCTTCCGATAGGCAGGATGATAGAGGTCACAAGCAGGAATCCAGCACGTATATTTGGTCTTGATACACGCCACTCAAAGGGAGTTTTTGCGGAAGGCTATGATGCAGATCTTGTCATTGTGGACACACGCAATGCAACTCCTGTAAAAGCTGATAAGCTTCACAGTAAAGCCGGATGGACACCATTTGAAGGTATGGATGCCATCTTCCCGATGATAACGATAGCAAGAGGTGAGGTCATTTGGGAGGACGATGTCATTGCTGAGAAAGGCAGGGGCAAGTTCCTTGAAGGGCATGGCTATCCTGAAGAAGAGAAATAA
- a CDS encoding ATPase domain-containing protein has translation MARNKFPVHTTLSSDAVKILERYEKELGAKNLVLEKALMSLDSSKFKSKIDTNNIEKAIKRINTGVVGLDDMLEGGIPEGFTVVVTGPPGTGKTTLCMQFLIEGIKNDEKCLFFSFEERIQQLIQHFMRFGWDIGRHIDDGYLEVFGMSMLSFEEIAEIIDAYKPRRIVFDSLNMFTDPAEFRKSLEWRTLHKMLKSKNITSFLVTEKEFGIETKSYDTYDFLGDGIIFLDKMQANEVEANLTPVMAVQKMRATRVDASPQPFRFTDKGISKYRTVNLTASKLQERMNMHQNSSSHEPGY, from the coding sequence ATGGCACGAAACAAGTTCCCTGTTCACACAACATTAAGTTCTGACGCGGTTAAGATACTTGAAAGGTATGAGAAGGAACTTGGAGCCAAGAACCTTGTACTTGAAAAGGCACTGATGTCCCTTGATAGCAGCAAGTTCAAATCCAAGATCGACACGAACAATATAGAGAAAGCTATCAAAAGGATCAATACTGGTGTTGTCGGGCTTGATGATATGCTTGAAGGCGGTATTCCTGAAGGATTTACAGTTGTTGTAACAGGTCCTCCGGGAACAGGTAAAACTACCCTTTGCATGCAATTTTTGATCGAAGGTATCAAGAATGATGAGAAATGCCTCTTTTTCTCCTTTGAAGAAAGGATACAGCAATTGATCCAGCATTTCATGCGGTTTGGTTGGGATATTGGCAGGCACATCGATGATGGATACCTTGAAGTGTTCGGTATGTCCATGTTGTCTTTTGAAGAGATCGCTGAGATCATAGATGCATATAAGCCACGCCGGATCGTTTTCGATTCCCTGAACATGTTCACTGATCCTGCTGAGTTCAGGAAATCCCTGGAATGGCGTACATTGCACAAGATGCTTAAATCAAAAAATATCACGTCTTTCCTTGTAACTGAAAAAGAGTTCGGAATTGAGACCAAGTCATATGACACATATGATTTCCTTGGGGATGGTATCATCTTCCTTGATAAGATGCAGGCAAATGAGGTCGAAGCAAACCTGACCCCTGTTATGGCTGTTCAGAAGATGAGGGCTACCCGCGTGGATGCTTCCCCACAGCCGTTCAGGTTCACAGATAAGGGTATTTCAAAGTACAGGACCGTAAACCTTACGGCCAGCAAACTTCAGGAGAGGATGAACATGCATCAGAATTCTTCTTCACATGAACCAGGATATTAA
- the pstC gene encoding phosphate ABC transporter permease subunit PstC, whose amino-acid sequence MMHRKKKEKAIESTLLIVSGVTVVALFLLCFFLFREGYLLFGDYSIISFITGSSWYPSSSPAKFGLLPLLTGSLIVTAGAIILSVPLGIASAVYISELADPKLAQLIKPFVEILAGIPSVVYGFFGLVIVVPLLQDLLDLPTGQTALAGSIMLGMMALPTIISVSEDAINSVPTALKEGSLALGSTKWQTIYRVVLPAALSGISAAVMLGIGRAIGETMTVMMVTGNTAIIPGIPEGLFDPVRTMTATIALEMGEVPQGSDHFHALFAVGAVLFLITFIINLIADSVKKKYRLQEVA is encoded by the coding sequence ATGATGCATAGAAAAAAGAAGGAAAAGGCAATTGAATCCACACTCTTAATAGTAAGTGGAGTTACAGTTGTAGCGCTGTTCCTTCTTTGTTTTTTCCTTTTCAGGGAAGGTTACCTTTTGTTCGGTGATTATTCCATAATCTCTTTCATAACCGGAAGTTCCTGGTATCCATCATCCTCACCGGCAAAGTTCGGATTGTTACCGTTATTGACAGGATCATTGATCGTTACAGCCGGTGCTATTATCCTCTCAGTGCCTCTTGGAATTGCTTCTGCGGTATATATATCAGAACTTGCAGACCCTAAACTGGCACAATTGATCAAACCATTTGTAGAGATCCTCGCAGGTATACCCTCTGTGGTTTATGGTTTCTTCGGACTCGTTATAGTCGTTCCATTGCTACAGGACCTGTTAGATCTTCCTACAGGACAGACAGCACTTGCAGGTTCTATCATGCTTGGAATGATGGCACTGCCTACAATTATATCAGTATCAGAGGATGCTATTAATTCAGTTCCCACTGCACTTAAGGAAGGTTCCCTTGCCCTTGGAAGTACCAAGTGGCAGACCATTTACAGAGTGGTATTACCGGCAGCATTGTCAGGAATATCCGCAGCCGTTATGCTTGGTATCGGAAGAGCGATCGGAGAGACCATGACCGTCATGATGGTAACAGGAAACACTGCAATCATACCCGGAATTCCCGAAGGTCTTTTTGATCCGGTAAGGACCATGACCGCCACCATTGCACTTGAAATGGGAGAAGTTCCACAGGGAAGTGACCATTTCCATGCACTGTTCGCAGTTGGTGCAGTACTTTTCCTAATAACGTTCATAATCAATCTTATCGCTGACAGTGTTAAGAAGAAATACAGACTTCAGGAGGTAGCATAA
- a CDS encoding PstS family phosphate ABC transporter substrate-binding protein: MSKKSISYMITLLLVTSLALFGAGCVGNDAANSGSDEEMQSIQIKGSDTVLPLAQAEAEVFMMENADSTVSIIGGGSGVGIAALIDGEVDIAMASRAMKESEIENAQANGVDPLQQTIAWDGISVVVNPENPVSDLTYEQLEGIYVGDISNWNEVGGEDREIVVLSRDSSSGTYEYFKDEVMEGNEYRADALINPSTGAIIQTVSQNPNAIGYVGVAYLDETVKALAVDNGSGAEEPTSENILSGVYPLARPLYFYTDGEPTGLALEFIEFISSETGEETIFEVGYFPA, from the coding sequence ATGTCCAAGAAATCAATCTCATATATGATCACGCTCTTGCTGGTCACTTCACTTGCTCTTTTCGGAGCAGGTTGTGTTGGTAATGACGCTGCCAATTCCGGTAGCGATGAAGAAATGCAGTCAATTCAGATCAAGGGATCTGATACCGTTCTTCCACTTGCACAGGCGGAAGCTGAAGTTTTCATGATGGAGAACGCTGACAGCACCGTATCTATTATCGGAGGAGGATCCGGAGTAGGTATTGCAGCACTCATTGACGGTGAAGTAGACATCGCAATGGCATCAAGAGCAATGAAAGAATCAGAGATCGAGAATGCACAGGCAAATGGTGTCGATCCGCTCCAGCAAACAATTGCATGGGATGGTATCTCAGTTGTTGTAAATCCTGAGAACCCTGTATCCGATCTGACATACGAACAGCTCGAAGGGATCTATGTAGGAGATATCTCCAACTGGAATGAAGTTGGTGGCGAAGACCGTGAAATAGTAGTTCTCTCACGTGACAGCAGTTCCGGTACCTACGAGTACTTCAAGGACGAAGTGATGGAAGGCAACGAATACAGAGCTGATGCACTTATCAATCCATCAACCGGAGCGATCATCCAGACCGTTTCACAGAACCCGAACGCTATCGGATATGTCGGTGTTGCTTACCTTGATGAGACCGTAAAGGCACTTGCAGTAGATAATGGAAGCGGTGCTGAAGAACCAACATCCGAGAACATCCTTTCAGGTGTATACCCACTTGCAAGACCACTTTACTTCTACACTGACGGAGAGCCAACCGGACTTGCACTTGAGTTCATCGAGTTCATTTCAAGCGAGACAGGAGAAGAAACGATCTTTGAAGTAGGGTACTTCCCTGCTTAA